The Oncorhynchus mykiss isolate Arlee chromosome 30, USDA_OmykA_1.1, whole genome shotgun sequence genome includes a window with the following:
- the LOC110521618 gene encoding phospholipid phosphatase 6: protein MPSPKTKNSANRSAGGSAGLSGSTNGNGRYEFMSLNRTPPPTLLQRQGSDPTAAARLRASESPTRRRGSGSSTSSNTGMPEEDCMRLNPSFIGIALSSLLAIDLWLSKRLGVCACEDSSWGSIRPLMKLIEISGHGIPWLVGTAYGLYKADSAAGQEVMLNLFMALVIDLILVGIVKAVVRRRRPSHNRMDMFATFSVDRFSFPSGHATRAAMCARFLLAHLVLAAPLRVLVFLWSGLVGLSRVLLGRHNVTDVLFGFLMGYWQYNLVEMLWVSSLGLQGLLGLIQG from the exons ATGCCTTCTCCTAAAACCAAAAACAGTGCAAATCGCAGCGCAGGTGGAAGCGCAGGTCTCAGTGGCAGCACCAACGGCAACGGACGCTACGAGTTCATGTCGCTGAACCGAACCCCTCCACCCACTCTCCTCCAACGGCAGGGTTCCGACCCAACCGCTGCAGCCAGACTGCGGGCATCTGAGAGCCCTACCCGGCGAAGGGGCTCCgggtcctccacctcctccaacaCAGGCATGCCCGAAGAGGATTGTATGCGGCTCAACCCTTCATTTATCGGGATAGCCCTCAGCTCCCTCCTCGCTATAGACCTGTGGCTTTCCAAGCGGCTGGGGGTGTGTGCCTGTGAAGATTCCTCCTGGGGCAGCATTAGACCATTGATGAAACTGATAGAGATTTCTGGACATGGAATACCATGGCTGGTCGGGACAGCCTACGGCCTGTACAAGGCTGACAGTGCAGCAGGACAGGAGGTTATGCTAAACCTCTTCATGG ctCTCGTTATAGACCTGATCCTGGTTGGCATCGTGAAAGCTGTCGTCCGTCGGCGCCGCCCGTCCCACAACCGCATGGACATGTTCGCCACCTTCTCCGTGGACCGCTTCTCCTTCCCCTCGGGGCACGCCACCCGCGCAGCCATGTGTGCCCGCTTCTTGCTGGCCCACCTGGTCCTGGCCGCACCCCTCAGGGTGCTGGTGTTcttgtggtctggtctggtggggCTGAGCCGGGTGCTGCTGGGCAGACACAACGTGACCGACGTGCTGTTTGGCTTCCTAATGGGCTACTGGCAGTACAACCTGGTGGAAATGCTCTGGGTGTCATCACTGGGCCTTCAGGGGCTGCTGGGACTCATCCAGgggtga